The window TACCTCAGTGAGCATGGAATGCACATTGGCATGCCAGAAAATAAACCATCCGCGCAGGGGCTGTCCAATATCAATGGCCAGGATCAGCAAAGCAGAGCTGTAACAGATAAAACCAATGATTACGGCAAAGTTGATAATATTTTTCAGCTCATCAACTTTGAAAATGTACTTTAAAAGACCGGTAAAAAAAGCGCCGCCGCCCACCGCAATGACCGCCAGATCCGCCCAGATCCACAGGGCAAATCCATAGTAATCGTTCATGTTGGTCTGGTTCAGGCCTTTAAACCAGCACAGAAACATAGCGAAGACACCCCAGAGCAGAACAGCCCCCACGATGACAATCCCGATGAAAAAAACAGGGAATGAACAGCGTTTGGCGCCTTCAGGTATTAATGCATCATCTAACATATCTAATAACTCCTAATTAGGTTTATGCAAGTTAACCATGGGATGAAGACGCCCCATGATGGGTTTTGACATTTTCCCACTCACCTTTAAGGTAGTTGTCCCCGGCCTTTCTGACCCATTCCCGGTCAGACATGTAATACACCTTGGTGTTGGTTCCAAGACGTTCAAGCAGTCTGAATACTTTCGGGTTTCTGGATTTGCCAACAACCTTGTGATTCATGGGATCAGGATGGGGATCCGGTTTAACAATCTGGTGGACCTTGTGGGCCGGGTTGTTCAGGTCGCCAAACACAATTGCACCAGCCGGACACGCAGTGGTGCATGCGGTCTGGTATTCCAGCTCTTCTATTTCACGGTCTTCCACAATGGCCTTTTCCCGGGCCAGCTGATATCTGTGGTAGCAGAATGAACACTTTTCAACCACACCGCGCATACGTGGAGAGACACTGGGGCTCAGGTAGTTTTCCATACCCTCGGGCCATTTGGGATCCCACCAGTTAAAATATCTGGCATGGTACGGGCATGCCCCCATGCAGTACCGGCAGCCAAAGCAGCGGGTATAAATCTGACTGACAATGCCGGTATCATAACCGTAGTCTGTTGCGGTGGCAGGACATACGGATACGCAGGGAGAATGACCATGGTCACCGATTCCGCCACAGTGCTGGCAGGGACGGGGCAGGTAGGCGATTTCTGTCTCCGGAAAGGATTTTCCATTGGTCAGTTTGTACACCCGCATCCAGGTGATGCTGTCCTTTTTATTGGATTCATCCTCCTTAAACGGAACGTTATTCTCAGACATGCACGAAACCATACAGGCGCCGCATCCCGTGCATTTGTCCAGATCAATAACCATTCCGAACTTATGGGCTTTCTTATTTTCTATCATCAGAACCTCTTAAAAAGATTTCTTAAAACAGTTTACGCCTTGGAAAGAGTGGCTTTAATTCCAAAGGCAGCATCCAGTCCTGAACCAGGCTCGATGACCGGGCCGATCAGATCATTGACATTGACACCTTTACCGGCCACGTAAGGATTGGTGAAGGCATGTCCAAGCCCCCTTGGCATAGCGATTATGCCGGGCATGATACCTTCATTGAGGCCGATTTTAACCTTCGCCGTCCCCATGGCGGTTTTAAGAACAGCCAGGTCACCCTCTTTCAAGGGGCCTGCAGTGGCCGGGTTGATTTCAACAACACTGTATTTTCCCGAAATGACCTTGTCGGAAACGGTTTTAACGGCAAAAGGAGAAGATGTCATTGACCCGGCGGCAAGCCGCATGGTGTCAACCGGCATCAGAGTGTAATCGCCTTCACACGTCACCGCAACAGTTTCGGGGATGGACGCCAGAAAGGTAAAATCTGTCTCGGGAGTTCCCACAGGCGGTTTGTCATCAATAACAACATATCCATCTTCGGACAGAGTATCCCAGATTTTTCCCGCCACCTCCTCAAGGCAGCCATTATAGGATTCCCAGGCAAAATTTTCTGCCATACTGTCGCCCATGGCCTGGGCAAGAAGGATCAGCGCGTCTCCCGGATGCTTGGTGTCAAACACCGGTTTAACCATGGGGCGGCACAGCCCCACCACTGTTTTGGCAAGACCGGCTCCGGAAACAACATCTTCGAGGCGTTCAAGGAAGATGGATGCGGGCAGAATCACATCAGATTTAAGAGCGGTTTCATCCATGAAAGAAGAGAAGCTGACCTTGAATCCAACCTTATCCATGGCCGCTTTGACTTTTTCAGTATTGTTCAATGCGTAGCAGGGATTGGCGTTGTAAATAAACAGGGCTGAAAGGCCTCCATCCTTTTCAAGCTTGTCAACAAGCTCATTGACGGAACCGGCAAGTTTTGCCTTGCCAGCACCCTTTTCAGCAGCAGTATCCACAATATTTGGGGGGAAGCTTAAATAATCTGCCGGCAACATGACAAACACACCACCCTCTTTATTCAGGCGTCCTGCCAGAGCATTAAGGGTCTGGACCGCGGCGAATTCACGAAGATTCTGACCAAAGGCGCCTTTGCCTTTTCCAGGTACGGCAACAGGTGCCTTGGACTGGATAAATTCCATGGCAAGGGCTTCAATATCCGCAGCTTTGATACCGGTGACGGCTTCCACCTTGTCCGGCGTATAATTTTTTTTGACCATGGCAGCGAAATCGAACTTGTTGACGTTCCGTGTCACCCGACTCGCGGGAACCAGGTTCTTTTCAAGCAGAACCGCACAAAGCCCTAAGGCCAGGTCTGCTTCAGTGCCGGGGTTCACAGTAATGATCCGGTCTGCGGTATTGGCCGTATTGGATAGTCTGTAATCAATCTGTACAAGTTTTGCTTTGGTTTCTTGCCGTTTCGCATTGGCCTGGATACAGGCAACAGGGGAACCCCAGCCTTCAATAAGTGCCGCTCCGAAACTTAAAATGAAATCAGAACGATCAAGATCAAACCCAAGGCTTCGATCTGCGCCGTGAAGTGTCGCGGCCGTCAGAGCCAGGTTGGTCTCTAAGCTTGGCATGGTATAGGTATTGGGCGAGCCAAACGTATCCATAAAGCGGGCAAAAAGCTGGGCCATGGAACCGCCGCAGGCCCCTGTAATCAGACCAAGGGATTCCGGTGTTCCATTTTCACGGATTTTACCCAGCGTCTGGGCCACAAGAGAGATGGCCTCATCCCAGGATATTTTTTCAAATTTGTTCCCGTTCTTCTTTAACGGGGTTTTGATTCTGGCAGGATCATAGAGATACTGCAGGCCGGAGATGCCATGGAGACAGGCACCACCATTGTTAATGGGGTAATCGTCAAGACCTTCAATTTTAACAGGCCGTCCATTTATTTTTCTGACGCTGATACCGCAGGCACCCGGGCAAAGGCTGCACACGGATCGGTCATAGGTTATTTCTCCGTCTTCAGGGACCGGGGTCCAGGGCCAGTTCTGGGTCCAGATGGAAGAATCATCTGTCAGCTTGACACCCACGGGAGAAAGCGCGATGCCGGCTGCCGCGCCAAGCCCCAATCCCAAGAAGCTTCGTCTATCAATTTCCATAAGTCATCCTTTATAAACTTTGAAATTCTTGTCCTTGAGGTATCTTACTTGTGGCACTGGAAGCAGTAGCCCTTGTGACCTATTTTTTCCAGGTGGCATTCTGCGCAGTCATCCATCTTCATACGATCCCAGGAATTCTTTTTGATTCCCCAGATATTCCTGCCCCAGATATCACGGCTGTAGCCGGTGATTCTGTTTTCTTCATAGGGACGTGAAGATGAGGACTCACCAATGTGACCATGGCAGGTCTTACAGTCCATGCCGCCTGCAACTGTATGAGCGGCATGGGAGAAAAACACACAATCGGGCTGTTTGGCATAAATAAGCCAGGGTACTTCTTTCCCCTTGGCCACATATTCCTCTACAAACACGGCCTCATCGTCGGTCTCTCCCATGGGTTCATCCGTATGGCATTCCATACAGGCGGATAAGCCAGGGATTCCGGCGAAGGTACCGTCTTCTCTGAGGAAATGGCAGGTTTCACAATCTCCTGTTTCTTCGGCGTGAAGCTTGTGATCGAAATTAAAAGGCTGCTCCTTTTTTGAATAAAGCAATTTGGGGAACAGCAGCCAGCCCGACAGGAAGCATATCAAAAACGCCCCCATAAAAAAGATGACACCAAGCCCTAACCCGTTGTCATCTTTTGGACCGTTGTCGGTGTCGTGGTGCGCACCACCCTCGGGACCATCGTTTGCATTGTTTTCTAGCTCGCTCATGAAAACTCCATCAATGTTAAAAAAAAGTTGATGTTACCATATACCCTTGTGGCCTTAAGGGTCCTCCCCGAAAGGCCAATATTTTTCGCAGAACAGCATTTACCTTGCTTATCTCTGCAGTACGTCCAGAAAAATATAAATCGCTCAATCTATATTAATATATGTTTTTCTTGTCAAGTTTAATTGAGAAAACCCTTGTACAGAAACGCCTTGAACAAAAACGAAATTCAAAAATGTTTTCTTTAACTATATTGTCTTTTTACAATAAGTTCAAAAAAATAACCGAATAGAATATAACTATCCGTGAAAATTATGAGTACATAGGTAAACCAGGTCATTTCTGTGAGTGCGGGTATTATAAAGCCGTAAGGCAAACAGGATTGAACCCATACGGTTTTTCAGTTCGTGCCGGTGATGTCTGAGGGAGTCTGCGATGAAAAGCGATGGAGCCAGCGCTGGGCACAGTCGGGACAGGCATCTGTTGTTTTCATCCCTGCCTCAGCTGTAGCTGTGAAGACCGGACAAAAGGAAATTTACACCGAAATAGGTGAACAGGACCCCTACAAATCCAATGATGGAGACGATAGCCAGATTTTTACCGTGCCATCCGCGCATCAGTCGCAGATGCAGAAAAATGGCGTAAATAAACCAGGTGATCAATGACCAGGTCTCTTTTGGATCCCAGGACCAGTATTTTCCCCAGGCGGAATTGGCCCACACAGAGCCTGTGATTATACCGATGGTCAGGAAAAGAAACCCGAAAACAATCATCTGGTAGGTCAGTTCATCAATGGTATCCCAGTCCGGGAGCTTTGCAAATATACTTCTTGTTCCCGGGTCTTTGGGTTTGATGAAGTACATGAAACTGAATCCAAAGGCCAGGGCAAATCCCGCATATCCAAGAAAACAGGTTATTACGTGTGCAATGAGCCAGTTGGATTTGAGTGCGGGAATCAACGGCGTGATTTTTGATGTGATGGACGGATCAAAGGATGCGTAGGCAATACCCAGAAAAATCAGGGGAGAGACAAATACGCCGATGATACTCTCCTTGTATTTTACCTCCACAAACACGTAAAGGGCGGCCGCTGTCCATGAAAAAAAGATCAGGGATTCATACATATTGGAAAAGGGTGCATGGCCGTATCCCATCTGGTAGGACTCCACCCACCGCAGTAAAATTCCGCCGGTATTGGCCGCAAACCCGATAACAATAACCCAGAATCCCAGTCTGGCAAATGACTGGTTTTTAAACGAAAAAG is drawn from uncultured Desulfobacter sp. and contains these coding sequences:
- the qrcC gene encoding menaquinone reductase iron-sulfur cluster-binding subunit QrcC, giving the protein MIENKKAHKFGMVIDLDKCTGCGACMVSCMSENNVPFKEDESNKKDSITWMRVYKLTNGKSFPETEIAYLPRPCQHCGGIGDHGHSPCVSVCPATATDYGYDTGIVSQIYTRCFGCRYCMGACPYHARYFNWWDPKWPEGMENYLSPSVSPRMRGVVEKCSFCYHRYQLAREKAIVEDREIEELEYQTACTTACPAGAIVFGDLNNPAHKVHQIVKPDPHPDPMNHKVVGKSRNPKVFRLLERLGTNTKVYYMSDREWVRKAGDNYLKGEWENVKTHHGASSSHG
- the qrcB gene encoding menaquinone reductase molybdopterin-binding-like subunit QrcB; this encodes MEIDRRSFLGLGLGAAAGIALSPVGVKLTDDSSIWTQNWPWTPVPEDGEITYDRSVCSLCPGACGISVRKINGRPVKIEGLDDYPINNGGACLHGISGLQYLYDPARIKTPLKKNGNKFEKISWDEAISLVAQTLGKIRENGTPESLGLITGACGGSMAQLFARFMDTFGSPNTYTMPSLETNLALTAATLHGADRSLGFDLDRSDFILSFGAALIEGWGSPVACIQANAKRQETKAKLVQIDYRLSNTANTADRIITVNPGTEADLALGLCAVLLEKNLVPASRVTRNVNKFDFAAMVKKNYTPDKVEAVTGIKAADIEALAMEFIQSKAPVAVPGKGKGAFGQNLREFAAVQTLNALAGRLNKEGGVFVMLPADYLSFPPNIVDTAAEKGAGKAKLAGSVNELVDKLEKDGGLSALFIYNANPCYALNNTEKVKAAMDKVGFKVSFSSFMDETALKSDVILPASIFLERLEDVVSGAGLAKTVVGLCRPMVKPVFDTKHPGDALILLAQAMGDSMAENFAWESYNGCLEEVAGKIWDTLSEDGYVVIDDKPPVGTPETDFTFLASIPETVAVTCEGDYTLMPVDTMRLAAGSMTSSPFAVKTVSDKVISGKYSVVEINPATAGPLKEGDLAVLKTAMGTAKVKIGLNEGIMPGIIAMPRGLGHAFTNPYVAGKGVNVNDLIGPVIEPGSGLDAAFGIKATLSKA
- the qrcA gene encoding menaquinone reductase multiheme cytochrome c subunit QrcA, which translates into the protein MSELENNANDGPEGGAHHDTDNGPKDDNGLGLGVIFFMGAFLICFLSGWLLFPKLLYSKKEQPFNFDHKLHAEETGDCETCHFLREDGTFAGIPGLSACMECHTDEPMGETDDEAVFVEEYVAKGKEVPWLIYAKQPDCVFFSHAAHTVAGGMDCKTCHGHIGESSSSRPYEENRITGYSRDIWGRNIWGIKKNSWDRMKMDDCAECHLEKIGHKGYCFQCHK
- the ccsB gene encoding c-type cytochrome biogenesis protein CcsB — protein: MNSSLLLSAATFIYALASVFYIGSFSFKNQSFARLGFWVIVIGFAANTGGILLRWVESYQMGYGHAPFSNMYESLIFFSWTAAALYVFVEVKYKESIIGVFVSPLIFLGIAYASFDPSITSKITPLIPALKSNWLIAHVITCFLGYAGFALAFGFSFMYFIKPKDPGTRSIFAKLPDWDTIDELTYQMIVFGFLFLTIGIITGSVWANSAWGKYWSWDPKETWSLITWFIYAIFLHLRLMRGWHGKNLAIVSIIGFVGVLFTYFGVNFLLSGLHSYS